One bacterium genomic window, AGCATCCGGCGTCAATGACTCATGCCGGCATAGATGCCACCATCCGCCAGAAGATCGGTATCACTGATGGTTTAGTGCGTATCTCCGTCGGGTTGGAAGATGCTGAAGACCTCATCGCCGCTCTCGATGCGGGCCTTGCCAAAGCCGCGCAATTGACCAGCAAACCCAATGTCGTAACGGCATAATTCTAAATCGACAATAGAACAGTAGGGCAGGTCTCGTTGGAGACCTGCCTTTCTTTGTTTCTGATTCCTCCCCTCGGCGGGTGGAGCCAGGGGTTATATTCAACTCCTGGGGGAGGGGTAGAGAGACAAAAACGAAACGGGCACGCTCTCGCGCACCCGTCATCACTCAAAAATTTGTCGAATCGATTAGTTCTTTTTCTGAAAGTCCTTCATAAACTCGACCAGCTTTTCGACCGCTTCCACCGGCACCGCATTGTAGGTTGATGCCCGCAGGCCGCCAACCGAACGGTGGCCTTTGAGTCCGATGAATCCCGCTGATTTTGCCTCAGCGATGAATTTCGCTTCGAGTTCTTCAGTATTCATTCGAATCGTTACGTTCATTCCCGAACGACTGTCGGCGCGGACGGTGCCTTTGTAGTAGCCGCCGGAATTGTCAATCGCGCCGTAGATCAGCTCTTTCTTGCGATTGTTGCGCTTCTCTACTTCGACCATACCGCCTATCGAGTCAATCCACCGCATCGTCAACATCGTGATGTAAATCGGATACACCGGCGGCGTGTTGTACAGCGAGTCTTCCTTGATGTAGGTCGAATAGCTCAATATCTTCGGCAGACCTTGCTTCTGTTTAGCCGCAAAGTCCTCTTTGACAATCACCAGCGTGACACCTGCCGGTCCAAGATTCTTCTGTGCACCGGCATAGATAAACGATGTCTTGGAAACATCAACGCGCCGCGACAGAATATCCGAAGACATATCCAATATCAGCGGTACATTGCCGGTTTCGGGCAGATAGCTCCACTCAGAGCCGAAAATCGTGTTGTTGGTTGTGACGTGCACGTATTGCGCACTCGGATCCAGTTTGATCTGGTCCTGCGTCGGGATGTAGCTGAAATTCGCTTCGCTCGAACTGGCAGCAGTATTGACTGTGCCGAACAGCTTGGCTTCTGATGCCGCCTTCTGCGCCCACGAACCAGTAATGATGTAATCTGCACTCTGTCCCTGCGACAGGAAGTTCATCGGCAGCATGGCAAACTGCATCGAAGCTCCGCCGCCGAGAAACAGGATATGAAATCCATCCGGCAGTTGCAGATGCTTCTTGATCAGTGTCTTGGCTTCAGCGAGGATCGCCTCGAAGTCCTTACTGCGATGACTCATTTCGAGTACCGACATGCCGACACCCTTGTAGTCGAGCATCTCTTCCTGTGCGGTCTTCAGCACTTCAAGAGGAAGAGCAGACGGTCCCGGATTGAAATTGTAAACGCGTTTCATAATCTATCCTTTTCAGATAATACGCTGATTATAGTTGCCGACAAACTTGCCGATGATGCGGTCGACAGCTTTGCCGATGCGCAGCAAATTCTCATTTGTCGAAGCGCCGATATGCGGCGTCAACAGAGTGTTCTTCGCCTTGTAAAGCGGGGAGTTTTCCGGCGGATCGGAGTACCAAACGTCGTTGCAGTAGAAACCGATCTTGCCGGTGTTGAGCGCGTCGACTACGTCCTGCTCGATCACGCACTTGCCGCGACCGGTGTTGATAATCACCACGCCGTCCTTCATCTTGGCAATCGATTCCTTATTGATCATGCCCAGTGTCTTTTCCGTCAATGGCGTATGCATCGTCAGGTAGTCGGCATCGTGATAGACTTCATCGATTGTCACCTTGATGGTAATGATGTCATGTACATCGACAGTCGGATCGTAGCCGATGACGTTCATCCCGAAGGCCTGCGCCCGTTTTGCAACTTCGGTGCCGATCTTGCCGCAGCCGAGAATTCCCAGCGTCTTGCCCGACAGCTCCGTGCGCTTGAGTTCCTTCTTCAGCCACTTGCCTTCCTTCATCGAAATATCCGACTCGACCAGCCGGTTCGGCACTGCAATCATCATCGCGAAAGCCAGCTCTGCCACCGCGATACTCGAAGCGTCCGCCGTGTTGTGTACTTCGATTCCTTTTTCCTCGGCGTACTTGACATCAATATTGTCAAGTCCGACGCCGCCGCGGATGATCAAACGTACTTTCTTCGCCAGGTCGATGTACTCCTTCGTGCACTTTGTTTTCGAACGCACGAGAATGACATCAGCTTCCGGAGCCTCGTCCTTGTTCGAGGTAACCTCGCCATACTTCCGCAACAGATCGGGAAGCGACGGGTCAAAGGCGTCCGACAATAATATCTTCATTTAACAGTTCCTTTATGAAGTTAGGTCCGTGACTACGAATTAAGAACATACACCGCCATGCCGTCGCGCAGTTTCGGTTCAAACCACGTTGATTTCGGCGGCATCACACCACCCGAATCGGCGACCGAGCGCAACGCTTTTAGCGAAACCGGCGGCACTGCGAATGCAACTTTGAACTTGCCGGAATCAACCAGCTTCACAAGTTCTTTCGTCCCGCGAATTCCACCGACGAAATCGATTCGCTTGTCGGTGCGCGGTTTGGTGATACCCAGCACCGGCTCAAGCAGATTCCGCGACAGGATGCTGATATCGAGCGACTCAATCGGATCGAATTGATTGTAGCTGTTCGGCAGCGGCGTCAGTTTATACCACTTCTTTTCAAGATACATGCCGATTACCCGATCAACTTCCGGTTCAACCGTTTTGCCTTCTGGAAGTTCTTCAACAGCGAATCGCTCCCTGGCCTTCGTGATGAAATCTCTCGGCTCAAATCCCATCAGGTCTGTCACGACGCGGTTGTAGGAAGTATCTTCAATTGATTTTCCGGGAACACAACCGACAGGAAGTACGCTTCCGGCTCCTCGCCGGTATACTGCGGATTCTGCGCGCGCCGTTGTTTGCAGACATTTGCCGCAGCCGCACAGCGATGATGTCCATCGGCAATGTAGGTTGCACCCAAACCGGCAAATCCAGCCACGATTTGCGAGACACGTTGCGGTTCGCTGACGACCCAGAATCTGTTCCGGACTTCCGCCGCGACAAAATCGTACGTCGGTGCTTTCGCGCACTCTTGTTGCAGAATCGTATCGAGATCACTGCTGTCGGCATAGAACAAGAACACCGGACCCGTCTGGGCATTTGTCACATCATTGAGTTTCGTCCGGTCGGCTTCCTTGTCTGGCCGCGTGAACTCGTGGCGTTTGATGCGCCCCAAGAGATAGTCGTCCACGCTCGACAAGATCATGAATCCGGTCTGATCGACATCGCGCCAGGTCAGGCGGTAGATGTAGATACAGGGCGATTTGTCGAACGCCATTGTCCCGTTGTCAATCAACGCCTTGAGATTGACGCGGGCAC contains:
- the serC gene encoding 3-phosphoserine/phosphohydroxythreonine transaminase, with the protein product MMKRVYNFNPGPSALPLEVLKTAQEEMLDYKGVGMSVLEMSHRSKDFEAILAEAKTLIKKHLQLPDGFHILFLGGGASMQFAMLPMNFLSQGQSADYIITGSWAQKAASEAKLFGTVNTAASSSEANFSYIPTQDQIKLDPSAQYVHVTTNNTIFGSEWSYLPETGNVPLILDMSSDILSRRVDVSKTSFIYAGAQKNLGPAGVTLVIVKEDFAAKQKQGLPKILSYSTYIKEDSLYNTPPVYPIYITMLTMRWIDSIGGMVEVEKRNNRKKELIYGAIDNSGGYYKGTVRADSRSGMNVTIRMNTEELEAKFIAEAKSAGFIGLKGHRSVGGLRASTYNAVPVEAVEKLVEFMKDFQKKN
- a CDS encoding hydroxyacid dehydrogenase: MKILLSDAFDPSLPDLLRKYGEVTSNKDEAPEADVILVRSKTKCTKEYIDLAKKVRLIIRGGVGLDNIDVKYAEEKGIEVHNTADASSIAVAELAFAMMIAVPNRLVESDISMKEGKWLKKELKRTELSGKTLGILGCGKIGTEVAKRAQAFGMNVIGYDPTVDVHDIITIKVTIDEVYHDADYLTMHTPLTEKTLGMINKESIAKMKDGVVIINTGRGKCVIEQDVVDALNTGKIGFYCNDVWYSDPPENSPLYKAKNTLLTPHIGASTNENLLRIGKAVDRIIGKFVGNYNQRII
- a CDS encoding DUF1015 family protein, which gives rise to MTDLMGFEPRDFITKARERFAVEELPEGKTVEPEVDRVIGMYLEKKWYKLTPLPNSYNQFDPIESLDISILSRNLLEPVLGITKPRTDKRIDFVGGIRGTKELVKLVDSGKFKVAFAVPPVSLKALRSVADSGGVMPPKSTWFEPKLRDGMAVYVLNS
- a CDS encoding DUF1015 domain-containing protein translates to MVKIKAFQGLRPQAEFAEKLSSPPYDVLSSDEARIMADGNAISFLRVTKPEITYPTGSEPGGNDLYERARVNLKALIDNGTMAFDKSPCIYIYRLTWRDVDQTGFMILSSVDDYLLGRIKRHEFTRPDKEADRTKLNDVTNAQTGPVFLFYADSSDLDTILQQECAKAPTYDFVAAEVRNRFWVVSEPQRVSQIVAGFAGLGATYIADGHHRCAAAANVCKQRRAQNPQYTGEEPEAYFLSVVFPENQLKILPTTAS